Proteins encoded by one window of Blautia luti:
- a CDS encoding VirB4-like conjugal transfer ATPase, CD1110 family: MQPVKTKKKLSRADKKQIEAAIARANRTDKKGKSAQDSIPYERMWPDGICRISDSHYTKTIQFQDINYQLSQNEDKTAIFEGWCDFLNYFDSSIHFQLSFLNLAASEETFANSISIPPQRDAFDSIREEYTTMLQNQLARGNNGLIKTKYLTFGIDADSIKAAKPRLERIETDILNNFKRLGVAARTMDGKERLSQLHAVFHMDEQLPFQFEWDWLAPSGLSTKDFIAPSSFEFRTGKQFRMGKKYGAVSFLQILAPELNDRLLADFLDMESSLIVSMHIQSVDQVKAIKTIKRKITDLDRSKIEEQKKAVRAGYDMDIIPSDLATYGSEAKKLLQDLQSRNERMFLLTFLVLNTADNPRQLGNNIFQAGSIAQKYNCQLTRLDFQQEEGLMSCLPLGLNQIEIQRGLTTSSTAIFVPFTTQELFQNGKEALYYGINALSNNLIMVDRKLLKNPNGLILGTPGSGKSFSAKREIANCFLLTSDDVIICDPEAEYAPLVERLHGQVIKISPTSTNYINPMDLNLDYSDDESPLSLKSDFILSLCELIVGGKEGLQPVQKTIIDRCVRLVYQTYLNDPRPENMPILEDLYNLLREQEEKEAQYIATALEIYVTGSLNVFNHQSNVDINNRIVCYDIKELGKQLKKIGMLVVQDQVWNRVTINRAAHKSTRYYIDEMHLLLKEEQTAAYTVEIWKRFRKWGGIPTGITQNVKDLLSSREVENIFENSDFVYMLNQAGGDRQILAKQLGISTHQLSYVTHSGEGEGLLFYGSTILPFVDHFPKNTELYRIMTTKPQELKKKEDE, translated from the coding sequence GTGCAGCCGGTAAAGACAAAGAAAAAGCTGTCTCGCGCCGATAAGAAGCAGATCGAAGCGGCCATTGCCCGCGCTAACCGCACGGACAAAAAAGGAAAATCTGCGCAGGACAGTATCCCTTATGAACGGATGTGGCCGGACGGGATCTGCCGCATATCGGACAGCCACTACACAAAGACCATTCAGTTTCAAGACATCAACTATCAGCTCTCCCAAAACGAAGATAAGACGGCAATCTTCGAGGGTTGGTGTGATTTCCTCAATTATTTTGACAGCTCAATTCATTTCCAGCTGTCTTTTTTGAACCTTGCGGCATCGGAGGAGACCTTTGCTAACTCCATTTCCATCCCGCCCCAGAGGGATGCCTTTGACAGTATCCGCGAGGAATACACCACAATGCTGCAAAATCAGCTGGCCAGAGGCAACAACGGTCTCATCAAGACCAAATACCTGACCTTTGGTATCGACGCAGACAGCATCAAAGCCGCCAAGCCCCGTCTGGAGCGTATTGAGACCGATATACTTAATAACTTCAAGCGTCTTGGTGTAGCTGCCAGAACGATGGACGGTAAAGAAAGGCTTTCTCAGCTTCATGCGGTATTCCACATGGATGAACAGCTCCCGTTTCAGTTTGAATGGGACTGGCTGGCTCCTTCCGGTCTGTCCACAAAGGATTTTATTGCACCAAGCTCCTTTGAGTTCCGCACCGGCAAGCAGTTCCGTATGGGCAAGAAATACGGGGCTGTTTCTTTTTTGCAGATTCTCGCACCGGAGCTGAATGATCGTCTGCTGGCTGATTTTCTGGATATGGAAAGCTCGCTCATTGTGAGTATGCACATTCAGTCGGTGGATCAGGTGAAAGCCATCAAAACGATAAAGCGCAAGATTACCGACCTGGACCGCAGTAAGATCGAGGAACAGAAAAAAGCAGTCCGCGCCGGATACGACATGGACATCATTCCATCTGACCTTGCTACTTACGGCAGTGAAGCGAAAAAACTTTTGCAGGATTTGCAGAGCCGCAACGAGAGAATGTTCCTTTTGACCTTTCTGGTGCTGAACACAGCGGACAATCCCCGTCAGCTTGGCAACAACATTTTCCAGGCAGGCTCCATTGCCCAGAAGTATAACTGTCAGCTGACCAGGTTGGACTTTCAGCAGGAAGAAGGGCTGATGAGCTGTCTGCCCCTGGGACTCAATCAGATCGAGATCCAGCGAGGACTGACCACCAGTTCTACGGCTATCTTTGTACCGTTCACCACACAGGAATTATTCCAGAACGGCAAAGAGGCTCTGTACTACGGCATCAACGCCCTGTCCAACAACCTCATCATGGTGGATCGAAAGCTGCTGAAAAACCCCAACGGCTTGATTCTGGGTACGCCGGGTTCCGGTAAGTCCTTCAGCGCAAAACGAGAAATCGCCAACTGCTTTTTGCTTACCAGTGATGATGTCATTATCTGTGACCCGGAAGCGGAGTACGCACCTCTTGTTGAACGTCTGCATGGGCAGGTCATCAAGATCTCGCCTACCTCCACCAACTACATCAATCCGATGGACCTGAACCTGGACTACTCGGATGATGAAAGCCCGCTGTCCCTCAAGTCTGATTTTATTCTCAGCTTATGTGAGCTGATTGTGGGCGGTAAGGAGGGCTTGCAGCCGGTGCAGAAAACCATCATCGACCGCTGTGTGCGTCTGGTCTATCAGACTTACCTCAATGACCCGCGCCCGGAGAATATGCCCATACTGGAGGACCTATATAACTTGCTTCGGGAACAGGAGGAAAAGGAAGCCCAGTATATCGCTACGGCCCTTGAAATCTATGTAACCGGCTCCCTCAATGTGTTCAACCACCAGAGCAATGTGGACATCAACAACCGCATTGTCTGCTATGACATCAAGGAACTGGGCAAGCAGCTCAAGAAAATCGGTATGCTGGTGGTACAGGATCAGGTGTGGAACCGCGTTACCATTAACCGCGCTGCCCACAAGTCCACCCGTTACTACATCGACGAGATGCACCTGCTTTTGAAGGAGGAGCAGACCGCTGCCTATACAGTGGAAATCTGGAAGCGATTCCGAAAATGGGGCGGAATCCCGACAGGTATCACCCAGAATGTCAAAGACCTTTTGAGCAGCCGCGAGGTAGAGAACATCTTTGAAAACTCCGACTTCGTGTATATGCTCAACCAGGCAGGCGGAGACCGTCAGATACTTGCCAAGCAGCTGGGCATTTCCACGCACCAGCTTAGCTATGTGACCCACTCCGGTGAGGGCGAGGGCCTGCTGTTCTATGGCTCCACAATTCTGCCTTTCGTGGACCACTTCCCGAAGAATACCGAGCTGTACCGCATTATGACCACCAAACCCCAGGAACTGAAAAA